The genomic window ctgaatttcaatttgtttctttttaatcatcctacattgattttctttcaccGGAAGGTCACCCATAAGAATTCGGTCAAAAAAACTGAGTTGGCCACCGGAATTGGCTGAGTTGGCTTGGACACGTCACCAAGCCAACTCAGCTTTTTTGACCGGATTCTTATAAGTGACCTCCCggtgaaagaaaaataatgtagggtgactaaaaaaaacaaattaaaatttagtagGCAAAGTGGAAAATGATTATAATACCGTGACcttctaaaatttttaccctaaaataaaatgtcaaataatgaaaataatgcaaaaattcACAGTTCTGTTCACAAGTTATGGGATTGGCAAACAACTACTTTTATCTTCAATTGCAAACCAATGAAAGAATAGCCACTTCTCTTACTCTCTCACCAACATAGCAAATGGAAGCAACTCCATTGTCATCTTCTCTCTGGTTCTCCAACCCAAAATGTCCTCCTTCCATCCATTCCTCTCCATTTTCTACTGCTTTTCCCTTCCAACCTCTCATCCATGCCTCACCTTCCCTTCAACTCCAGGCCCTCTGCCTCAAGAGCTCACAAAGGAACCACCTttatcatcctcatcatctcaGTTCAAGTCAGGGGAGGAGAGGACTTGCTGTTAGGTCTTCTGCTAGTGAGATCCCTTCAGTTGATGACTCAACAAAGTGGCTTTTTGAGCCTGTAGGTCTGTTTATGTTCACTTACTTTCCATTTTTGGGCTTGTTGTTATCATTAATTCAAGAAAGATGTTTCTTTTGTATGGATTGATGATGTTTGTTAtattatctttgtttatttgatttgattctaTAAGTTTGTGTTTGAAGTGATTTCAATGTGGAAAGAAGAACTATGAGCATGGTACAAGTGTTTAGATAACTTAGACATTTTCCATTCATTAAGAATTCAAGCCTTCATGCTCAATTACTCAATTTGGTTCATAAAACTCATCTAGTTTCATCtagtaaataaaatagaacCTATTTTAATGCGAGGAATTGTCAGGGCCTCATGGTTTTGTCCTATAAAATACACATCATATATTCAGGTTCACGTCATACAGAATTCGATGTGATATCACAACTTGAACTTGAAAGCCATTATGTAATTTTGCCATTATGGTTTGCTATATAAGCTTGTAATATTAAGTGATTGTAGATGTGAGAggttttgggaggcaaccaaggTTTTCTTTTTATGTACTTCTTTATGATTTCTCTAACAATGCACTTCCTCATCATGCTTTGCATCAAGAGGTAGGCAAAATTATCAGACCTTACAAAATCCATATGTTTTCTTCTGTTTGATTGTTGTAACAATTGAAGGGTTTATCATCGGTATTGGTTAAAAGTACTTATCAAGTTTAATTTTACAGGGAATGGTGATTCACGGCATATTGGTTACCGAGTTCCTCTGCCAGGTGCATTCGAAGTCGTTTCTGTAagtactttttttctttttctttttcctttttccttttttctttgtttttttatctgcGGAATGTATTGCATATATTGTGTTCTTGTTTGCAGGATGTAGTGACTATAGGCAGGGTTCCTGAGAAAGCAGATATCGTGATTCCTATTGCTACAGGTTgttcaaacaaacacaaacataaacaccttgtgatctttttttttttatgataaatttccGGTTCAAttatataaccataaaaaatttaGTGGTCAAAGACACATAAATGTTCTTATTGTATCTCAAAATTTCCTCATCATTAACTTGAGATGCAGAGACAATGAGATACATAatctataatatttatttgttggacGAAGCTTCATTATATCTGAAACGATGTCAAAACTGCTGAACTTTGTCAATTCTTTTTGTTGTGCTCATCTGCAATAGTTCCCAAGCATGAACGCTGACATTTGGGTCTGCGTTTTTCTTTTCTGCATAGATTGAATAATTGGTGATCTAATTCCTACTTCTTGAACAGTATCCGGTGTACACGCGAAGCTCAAGAAGAAGGAAGGAACATTGCTGATAACAGACTTGGACAGTACTAATGGAACATACATCAACGACATGAGGCTTAGGCCCGGCGCTGTCACGACAGTGTCACCGGGGAGTTTAATAACATTCGGTATGCAACTTCAAAGTTATGCTCtctgtttatgattttttacagtcaaatataaatggggtaccatTTTTCAGGTGACACAAATTTGGCTATTTTTCGAGTTTCAAAGAAAGTCATAGAACACAAGGAAAACACAAGCATAACTGATGAATCTGAAATCGAAGCAGAGGCTGATGGACAGGAAAACAATGCGGAAGCTTGACTTTGATTTATTCCAAATCATTCAAATGTTCCAAATCTTGTGAATAATTTGTATCAATTACTGTTTTTCCATTGTCGAATAATTATTCTATTGAAATGCAAATTCAAAGAGAATGTTCTTCCATTATTTCCAATTTTTCTGCAGAATTGATCACAACAGTCAGAAATTCACATTCCAACAATAATTAGCAAACAAAGCACAACAATTACAAtcagaaatttatttttacattcctaATCAGGGATCGAAACACGgtaaattagttaattaattaacaagcaTTCTCCAACATATTCCTAAACTCAGAAAAATCAATTTTCCCATCACCATTCTGATCAAACACACTGATCATGCTCTCACAATCCTCCAGCCGGAAATCTTCTTTGAATCCTAACCTTCTCAAAACACTCCAAAGCTTTCTGGCATCAATAAACCCGTCTTCCTGCCGATCAAAAACATAGAAAGCTTCTTCAAGTTCCTCCAAACTAGCTTCCTTCTCCTCCAAAAAGCTCAATGTTGTTTCTAATAACTCACTATCTTGACAACTTGTTTCAGACCTCCATCCAATCAAACCAACCTTCTTGATAACCAGTTTAATATCATCATCGGTTATATCGTCATCTGAACAACATGATACTGAATTATGCTTTTCATGTTCATAAGAAAAAAACCAGATTTTTCGAAAATTTGGCAAGCAAGAAGGAAGGACTTCCCTCAATAAATTTGACACCCTGCATGGGGTCAACAACTTGAGCAATTCAGTAAACAAACTATTCAGGATTATGCACTCCATGGTTTTAATCAAactaatcaaaaacatatattgACTCTTTGAATATAATTTCAttcttcccatatatatatagacacacacatacatagaCTTTATGGAATGGCAAGTGCATAGAAGTTGGCCATGAAAATCATGGAAGGAAGGAATGGATGGTAGGATCATGAGTTATTACCGATCACGAGGCGAATAGACGGATAGGATGTGATGATTAGTTTGAGTGAATATATGTGTTTGTTGGGAGGAGGATGGTGGAAATTGTATGGAAGAAAGGTATGGACTTTGTTGGTTGTTGCATGGAATTGAATCCATTGCTTATTGTTCtggaatatataattaaatattgctTTAATGTGAAGTATGCTTGGCAATGTGGGCTTGACTAAGTTATTGTTTATATTCCCATTCTAAATAATGTGAACTAGTGtttatgagaatatatatatatatatatatatatatatgaagcatgttttaaataaatggGAAAACTTTATCCTGTGAGAATTTTGGATTTAAGAAGAAAGTAATAATGAtaaagtttgatttggtttaaatCCACTTTTTAGAAGCATGCGTCGACActtattcttattctttgaatttaatatctatgtatgtttattttgatatctttaattagtcttttttatttgttgaaacTTCGTTGTCGGTTGGGGAATGGAgattattaacttaatttttattttttttaatttagttaaaaaaaaattaaaagtaagtTAGTATTATTAACTTAAAAGGAACAAACATTGATCCTAATAGCAATTTTATACCCAGAAGAGCTAATATAATAGAGATTCGTAAAATTAcatttgatatatttaataattttttataaattgtggACAAGGCACAATATtattaaagaattaaaaataaagaaatacaaatGGTAGAATGAACCTAAAACGGATGAAGTGTTTCGGGGGTAAGAAAACAAACatcttaatttgaaaaaaaacaaatttaaaggtaaaaagaaaaaaaagcattttaattaattatattcatgTCAACAATTTCTTAGTCTATTGTTACCAAATCACTTGTGTAGAATTTTTATATTCTGCTAAAGAGATATGTTCGAACCTCATCTCACGTAGGGTGAGGGCACAAATACATTAAGATATTAATTCTACATCTATGCATGCCCCTAACACTAATTTGTTCACGTTtcagcaaatatatatatatatatatagtgcaaCTAGGATAAGTAATAATAACCAAAGCATTGGAGTGGCGAAGAATGGGATGAGAGTGTTAGGTTTGTAGTAGAAATCGGGTTTGACAGTTGTAATTTATTGAAGTACTGTGCATCTGATGATTGGATAGCTAAGGTCAAATTACTGTATATCCCACTGTGTTAGAGAACTGTTTAAGTTCATTGGATTGCAATTCAACGATTCACCACAAATGTCCGTAgatatgttatttattaatgttcATAGATAATGCaacactcatatatatatatatatatatatgattatatatagaagtttatattttataattgcaTTTGCTTTGCCAAAGACTAATTTGAGTCGCACAAGTCTCCTCTAGAGTTTCAAgtctttaaatataaaatttggatGCTTATCTAAAACCTAAAACGACCACGAGTCTTGCCACATGAAATTAATTGGATGCaaagcatattaaaaaaaaaactctcaagattcttcttagttatttcCTTGAATTTTTTCATGGCAGGTCCTACATATATAAGGACACCCAATGTGGGAAGTCAAACCATATCCCAAACTTCTTTCTCCCCACCAACCTGTAAATGAGCCTACCTTAAACTcactattttttcaaaaaatatctcataatttttttttaaaaataaaccattaaaaACACATTAGTGAAATCATAAAGATCTGCAAATGAGACTTTGGAGCCGTTTgattcgcggtaatgtagaaaagATTACCATATATTatgtggtaatctgaaaatattaccacgtttagCATTGCACGGAtggtaatgtggatggtaatatcacattaccaatttataaatattaccaaaaaagtggtaatcctattaccaccaaatttggtgtctatcttggattaccatgataatcttataattttttatattttaacaaattgattaccatgacaaccaaacacggtaatgaattattcccggtaataagagtttccaaccaaatatgattatattaaattaccgcaatattcccaaccatataacattctcacttatattaccatggtaatctcgttatgtggtaatatatcattaccacgaaccaaacgaccccttaaGGATTTTAGTTAGCTTGCTGGAGTTAAAatgagtttaattaattaaaaaaatacaactactaaaaaaaatacaagaaaaaacaaaataagacaATGAAAAaactgatttttaaaaaatataattataatttaaaatataatagatctaaaaagaatttttttaaaaaaatatatacgtATGAATCCATTAGAAAAGCTaaagaaatattttgtgtgaattaaaatttgaaagcGATGGATTTAGACCTAGTCTCATGTATGTGATACAAATGtcttaaatgaattaaaatattttaattagtgtCATTAATCTATGAAAGGTTTTTATCATTGACTTGGAAACCATCAATCCGCTACatcattttcaaattaaatttgtcTTAGAAACTTGTGTCAATCAGATCCAATTTAATGGGAATTTACACTTTTAAATTCATATAACAAGGACATGATttagatttaaataatatgaaattattgTGCTTAAAGGAATTAATATAATCTATACACAGCATGGAACATGAACTAGCTCAAATAATgaaacaaaagagaatcaaATTATTTTAGAGGAAAGGACCGGCACAttactttaattatttcaattctcaaaaaataaataaataaataaataaaattatcaaaatatttttatttaaaaaattttacttttaaattcaaattaagataaagttataaaattactCTACTATACCCCTCACAAGTAGtgcttgtgtttgtgtgtgaGAAGGGTGATCGCTCTATTTTGCACTTACATCGGCATTGTCATCCTAGTGTTACCCTACGGATCTCGTTGCCACCAATGTCAATTTATTTACAGTGTTTGTTGAGAACATGAgactatataaaaataaataaatagaaaaatattctatgaacataagaaaaatCTACCAGGAGTGTTTAATAATTTTGGCTAATATAAGATATCTTCATGAGATCATTTTTATGAGGAAATATATATTAGTGAAATTTGTACACATATATACTTgcgtaaaaaaaataattatcttgcACGTACCATCTAAATGAAATGCAagcattagttttttttataaattatttcaaaatttgcctcggaataatattaaaaatcaaaaaaatagttttataatttcttttatgtcatatttattgatgttctttttgttttcatttacaTATCATTAAATGTCATAAGATGATTTTTAACTGGTAGAATTTTTGTTCAGCCCTttatcttaatatttatttttatgactttatttttgaatgtatactaagttttcttatactttgtattttcaaaatatttgatatGGTCGCCACCAGAAATATcacaaaaaaattgtgattAGTTTACTCATATTTCTATTTGAAGTATGAACAAATTTATTAGTTTAGGTCACTAGATTTATGTTTGATTAgagaaaattgataaaataattgtACATTTTGGGATGTACATGGAGTAATTACTCTAGATATTTTGAAAGTAcatgtattattaaaaaaaataaaaataaaatatatgattcaAAATCTACCAACATCTTTGCTGAGGCGGATAAAACCAAAATGAATATTAAGATGAAGGATGAAGGGCATCAATAGGGCTAATAATGGCGTGGACGGGGCAGGCACTGGGATTCTCGGTCCCTAATTCCCCAATGGGGGAAATTGCTTCCCCATCCCCATCTCCATCTTTACTGGGATCCCCATGGAGATTCCCTATTTGCAAACATTGCTATTGCATTTTAatacttataaattttaaatttttagaaaatagatTTAATACCAATACatctatgaaaaatataaaaactagtaaacataaatacatacatgaaaaacatgaaaactacttaatatatatagagCTCAACAAACTTGTCAAACTAGcatataaaaacttatatatttatataaactccaaatggtttttaatatagagcaaaatataaaatttggaatTCATATAAATATGCAGAACAATCTAAAATTGAAGTTATTTGTATCATTATttatggatttggatttttttaatgttggggaaaaattatatatatataatttctatcaTGTTGGGATCCCTGCGGCCGCTCCCGTCCCCGTTTAGGAAATGGGGACTGATTGGCTTGTCCCCACCCCCACATGAGAGGGAATCGGGGAATCCTTGCCCCTGCCCTCACGGGGAAAAAATGAGGAATCTTAGTCCCTGTAGGGTCAGGTCTCAGAGCGATCGGGGATTTCATGCCCCATTACCACCCTTATGCATCAATAAGAGTgtaattaagatatatatatatatatatatataatcaaactATTATACGAACTTAGTAATAATGGTTCCAAAAAAGATATGTCAAGTTGTTAAATGGGTCATCTTAGACTGCCACATCGACCCGGAGGGTGGCCTATAATGGACCACGGCAAGAGCCCAATTGGGCTCATGTTGTGCTGAGTAGCTCGCGGGCTTGcctatttagtttttaatttttattcaaaaaattcaaaatttacaaaaaaaaaaaattaaaattggaaaattattttttaaaaaaaatcacatgaaaACATGCGCGTAAAATAAAaagtccaaataaaaaaatggcaaattatatgaataataaataagtacaatttgaaagcatttaaaaaaaaaattaataagcatgcacttaaaacaataaaactagagtaatgctatatagaacgaACAGATCACAcgaaaccagccacacgaatgatgtgCCTGGTGACGTGtgatctgttttttttttaaaatttaaaaaaaaataaaaagagaacagATCACACgtgatctctcttctctctctctctctttctcgttTAAGTGTGTGCTCCCATCCCGGGAGCGGGGGAGACAGACGCAGTCGGGAGCGAGGAGGCGGGGGAGGCAGAGCCGGCGGGAGTGGGGAGAGCAGACGGCAGCCGGGAACAGCGGCCGGGAGTGGGGAAAGACGGACGGCCGGGAGGCAGTGGAGCAGAGCAGCGGCACTGGGCGGGGAGACCAAGGACGGCGGGGAGCACACACTccaacaagagagagagagatcacgTGTGATctgttctctttttattttttttaattttaaaaaaaaaaacagatcaCACGTCACCAaccacatcattcgtgtggctggtttcgTGTGATCTGTtcgttctatatagcattactcataaaactaaaactaacGTCACACGTTGATTTCAATGGagataaaatatctaaaaattatatatataatggtcaagagtttaaatatatattttttcacataatttatcaaaaaatgatttaataaaattagttttatcctcttaaatttatttatatataattttaaatgtttaattatttttattattataatttaataatatggaCAAACTATCATAGACATCTTATTTAGGCCCAGATAAATATattcaagaaagagaaaaaaaataggtTCACTTGATTGTAGAAACTTAGGAGGTGTTTGTCATGGTtgcaaatttatgttttttgttttcaattttatgttgtgaaaaaaataataataaaatatgtttggcattttatttttttttaaaaaattttggcaacaatcctcat from Dioscorea cayenensis subsp. rotundata cultivar TDr96_F1 chromosome 9, TDr96_F1_v2_PseudoChromosome.rev07_lg8_w22 25.fasta, whole genome shotgun sequence includes these protein-coding regions:
- the LOC120268748 gene encoding uncharacterized protein LOC120268748, with amino-acid sequence MEATPLSSSLWFSNPKCPPSIHSSPFSTAFPFQPLIHASPSLQLQALCLKSSQRNHLYHPHHLSSSQGRRGLAVRSSASEIPSVDDSTKWLFEPVGNGDSRHIGYRVPLPGAFEVVSDVVTIGRVPEKADIVIPIATVSGVHAKLKKKEGTLLITDLDSTNGTYINDMRLRPGAVTTVSPGSLITFGDTNLAIFRVSKKVIEHKENTSITDESEIEAEADGQENNAEA